Proteins from one Xiphophorus hellerii strain 12219 chromosome 8, Xiphophorus_hellerii-4.1, whole genome shotgun sequence genomic window:
- the m17 gene encoding IL-6 subfamily cytokine M17 → MNGHVKNMHFQQLLERAATILCFLLLVFVDSTKTVAAARNQGCSHDLHQTLKLTRLVHKDTGDLIKQYKASQGEMAELLCKASVSGIPDPNISGLEPSEKTASMYAQLQAFAPHLRRVYEQQTDLQPPKSPLLNLLNMVINRTGMLTRRINNFYHKVFPNLPLPEPAGESTTLPPPQNIFQQKVYGCVVLTTYKKLLTNMSKNMRTLRSKVCRKAPASEFNLF, encoded by the exons ATGAATGGTCATGTAAAGAATATGCATTTTCAACAGCTTTTGGAAAGAGCAGCAA CAATactctgcttcctgctgcttgTATTTGTTGATTCAACAAAAACAGTGGCAGCCGCCAGAAATCAGGGGTGCAGCCATGACCTGCATCAGACTCTGAAGCTCACCAGGCTTGTCCATAAGGACACTGGTGATCTAATAAAACAATAT AAAGCATCCCAAGGGGAAATGGCAGAGCTCCTGTGCAAGGCTTCGGTGAGTGGCATCCCTGACCCAAACATCTCTGGGCTGGAGCCTTCAGAGAAAACAGCAAGCATGTATGCACAGCTCCAAGCCTTCGCCCCTCATCTGAGGAGGGTGTACGAGCAGCAAACAGACTTGCAGCCCCCCAAGAGTCCGCTTCTAAATCTGCTTAACATGGTGATAAATCGGACCGGGATGCTGACTCGCCGCATAAACAACTTTTATCACAAAGTCTTCCCGAACCTTCCTCTACCGGAACCGGCGGGTGAATCCACAACACTACCGCCGCCTCAGAACATCTTCCAGCAGAAGGTCTACGGCTGTGTGGTCCTGACGACCTACAAGAAGCTCCTGACAAACATGTCCAAAAACATGAGGACTCTAAGAAGCAAAGTCTGCAGAAAGGCACCAGCAAGTGAATTCAACTTATTTTGA